In a genomic window of Enterobacter asburiae:
- a CDS encoding AraC family transcriptional regulator: MTDTRHVRQTFHRTQGLELRSTWQSTQAYKRHSHPQLSIGAIVEGQTCCVCHDREYILHPGDLIVIPASAPHSCNPVAGQPRSYHMLYIDTELPLALQVIRDPTLFRHYLDIVETMSPASLDTLLSALPRCAYNADALRSTSQQVQQAFLCDLTCPPSLEELAQRFSLRKETLIRTFRQDTGLTPGSFLNVSRVEFAKARLRAGDDIADVGYQSGFADQSHFHKTFVSYTAATPRQYATGRSISDNK; the protein is encoded by the coding sequence ATGACCGATACCCGACACGTTCGCCAGACTTTTCACCGTACCCAGGGCCTTGAGCTGCGCAGCACCTGGCAGAGCACGCAGGCGTACAAACGCCATAGTCACCCTCAGCTCTCCATCGGCGCGATTGTGGAAGGCCAGACCTGCTGCGTGTGTCATGACAGAGAGTACATCCTTCATCCCGGGGACCTCATTGTGATCCCGGCCTCTGCGCCGCACAGCTGCAACCCCGTCGCCGGGCAGCCGCGCAGCTACCATATGCTCTATATCGACACCGAGCTTCCGCTGGCGCTACAGGTGATTCGCGACCCTACGCTCTTTAGGCACTACCTTGATATTGTTGAGACGATGTCGCCTGCATCCCTGGACACGCTGCTTTCTGCCCTTCCCCGCTGCGCGTATAACGCAGACGCGCTTCGCTCAACCAGCCAGCAGGTTCAGCAGGCATTTCTTTGCGATCTCACCTGCCCGCCCTCTCTCGAAGAGCTTGCACAACGCTTCTCGCTGCGCAAGGAGACGCTGATCCGCACCTTCCGGCAGGACACCGGCCTGACGCCGGGCAGCTTTCTCAACGTCTCCCGCGTGGAGTTCGCCAAAGCGCGGCTGCGCGCCGGGGACGACATCGCCGACGTCGGCTACCAGAGCGGCTTTGCCGACCAGAGCCATTTTCATAAGACCTTCGTCAGCTATACCGCCGCCACGCCGCGCCAGTACGCCACGGGCCGATCAATATCAGACAATAAATAG
- a CDS encoding esterase-like activity of phytase family protein has product MKRRIIPVLIGCALSFSGLAAQPTAERYVVSFPDGSHVKYSGAFADAFPNGLPVGIGSGLLFTGKQGDALTFATVTDRGPNADAPKMGKNEAKIFVTPDFAPLLMTIRVQNGKAEATDARPLHDDKGEINGLPLQSGVIGSTNEVAFSDTLKILKGDNRGLDTEGITPDGKGGFWLCDEYGPFLINVDSKGKILAIHGPQAAEGEKSIAGGLPNVIKWRQPNRGFEGLTRMPDGRIIAAVQSTLDIDGKSKKQALFTRLVSFDPATGKTAMYGYPIDSAAYSKNSDAKIGDIVALDDQHVLLIEQGEDKNDAMRNLIYKVDLSKASDLTAFDKPGEYPEFDDEKTLVQRGITLAAKTQVVDLRALGWQQEKAEGLALIDSKRLAVANDNDFGVKVAMQHTVEGKKLKDYRVNAEGKLTLDDKPVETTLSVKPLKKPESDSELWIVTLPEALK; this is encoded by the coding sequence ATGAAAAGAAGAATTATTCCTGTGCTTATCGGTTGTGCGCTCTCTTTCTCTGGCCTGGCGGCGCAGCCCACGGCGGAGCGCTATGTCGTCAGCTTCCCTGACGGCTCACACGTAAAATACAGCGGCGCGTTTGCCGACGCGTTTCCGAATGGACTCCCGGTGGGGATTGGTTCTGGCCTGCTGTTTACGGGCAAGCAGGGCGATGCCCTTACCTTCGCGACCGTGACCGATCGCGGTCCCAACGCCGATGCGCCCAAAATGGGCAAAAACGAAGCCAAAATTTTTGTCACTCCGGATTTCGCGCCGCTACTGATGACTATCCGCGTTCAGAACGGCAAAGCTGAGGCAACGGATGCCCGCCCGCTGCATGATGATAAAGGCGAGATTAACGGCCTGCCGCTGCAAAGCGGCGTGATTGGCTCCACCAATGAAGTGGCGTTCAGCGATACCCTCAAAATTCTGAAGGGTGACAACCGCGGGCTGGACACGGAAGGCATCACCCCGGACGGCAAAGGCGGCTTCTGGCTGTGCGACGAGTATGGCCCGTTCCTGATTAACGTCGACAGCAAAGGGAAAATTCTGGCGATCCACGGGCCGCAGGCTGCGGAAGGGGAAAAATCCATCGCAGGTGGTCTGCCAAACGTCATCAAATGGCGCCAGCCGAACCGTGGCTTTGAAGGCCTGACCCGGATGCCGGACGGGCGTATTATCGCCGCCGTGCAAAGCACGCTGGATATCGACGGTAAGAGCAAAAAGCAGGCATTGTTTACGCGTCTGGTCAGCTTCGACCCGGCGACCGGGAAAACGGCGATGTACGGCTACCCCATCGACAGCGCGGCCTACAGCAAAAACAGCGATGCTAAAATCGGCGACATCGTGGCGCTGGATGACCAGCACGTCCTGCTGATTGAGCAGGGTGAGGATAAAAACGACGCGATGCGTAACCTTATCTACAAGGTGGATCTGAGCAAGGCGAGCGACCTGACCGCCTTCGACAAGCCGGGCGAGTACCCGGAGTTTGATGATGAGAAAACCCTGGTGCAGCGCGGCATTACCCTTGCTGCAAAAACGCAGGTCGTCGATCTGCGCGCGCTGGGTTGGCAGCAAGAGAAAGCCGAAGGGCTGGCGCTGATCGACAGCAAACGGCTTGCGGTGGCGAACGATAACGACTTTGGCGTGAAGGTGGCGATGCAGCACACGGTCGAGGGCAAAAAGCTCAAGGATTATCGAGTGAACGCGGAAGGCAA
- a CDS encoding BrnA antitoxin family protein, whose amino-acid sequence MSMVKHKRGSAPEVSARREAELKALAEKSEAEIDYSDIPATGDEQWSGAVRGKFYRPLKTQASVRIDADVMEWLKRPGKGYQTRLNAILREAMLRDQNKK is encoded by the coding sequence ATGAGCATGGTTAAACATAAACGCGGTAGTGCGCCTGAGGTTAGCGCTCGTCGTGAGGCTGAGCTCAAAGCACTCGCCGAAAAATCGGAAGCAGAGATTGATTACAGCGATATCCCTGCCACGGGGGATGAACAGTGGTCAGGGGCGGTGCGAGGGAAGTTCTATCGACCACTCAAAACTCAGGCATCTGTACGTATCGACGCTGACGTGATGGAGTGGCTTAAACGGCCTGGAAAAGGTTATCAGACGAGGCTCAATGCTATTTTGCGTGAAGCAATGCTGCGCGATCAAAACAAAAAATAA
- a CDS encoding LysE family translocator gives MELFFPSAFLALALAHFVALLSPGPDFFLLVGYAARYRLRGSAGLCVGIAAGNALYIVLVIIGWSALRQFTWLFTLIELCGALYLLWIGSHLVRSRSQALALNETHQRFPSLRKQILLGLGSALLNPKNALFYLALMTALLGPDVTLLQQAICGVWMVMVVLVWDLALVTLMGLSAVQQKLSRSLWWIERTAGVVLMGFGGWVLWRLLEILR, from the coding sequence ATGGAACTGTTCTTCCCTTCCGCTTTTCTCGCCCTGGCGCTGGCGCATTTTGTTGCGCTGTTGAGCCCGGGCCCGGATTTTTTCCTGCTTGTGGGCTACGCGGCGCGCTATCGGCTGCGTGGCAGCGCCGGGCTGTGCGTCGGCATCGCCGCGGGTAACGCGCTCTATATTGTTCTGGTGATTATCGGCTGGAGCGCGCTGCGCCAGTTTACGTGGCTGTTTACGCTGATCGAGCTTTGCGGGGCTCTGTATCTGCTGTGGATCGGCTCGCATCTGGTGCGCAGCCGATCTCAGGCGCTGGCGCTAAATGAAACTCACCAGCGCTTCCCTTCGCTGCGAAAGCAGATCCTGCTGGGGCTCGGTTCGGCGCTGCTTAATCCGAAGAACGCGCTGTTCTATCTGGCGCTGATGACGGCGCTGCTGGGGCCGGACGTCACGCTGCTTCAGCAGGCGATCTGCGGCGTCTGGATGGTGATGGTGGTGCTGGTGTGGGATCTGGCGCTGGTGACGCTGATGGGCTTATCGGCGGTGCAACAGAAGCTCAGCCGTTCGCTGTGGTGGATTGAGCGCACGGCAGGGGTGGTGCTGATGGGGTTTGGGGGGTGGGTGCTGTGGCGGCTACTGGAAATTTTACGCTGA
- a CDS encoding DUF445 domain-containing protein encodes MEKIAELKRAKLLALSLLLVAAAAFITTLFLPQTFWVRGVKAIAEAAMVGALADWFAVVALFRRVPIPFISRHTAIIPRNKDRIGDNLGQFVQEKFLDTQSLVALIRRYEPAQMIGAWFSKPDNAQRVGLHLMQVMSGFLELTDDGRIQRLLKRAVHKAIDKVDFTETSAVMLESMTKNNRHQVLLDAIINRLITLIQRESTREFISDQIVHWLKTEHPRKAMVLPTEWLGDQSAEMVSKAVNTLLDDISHDRTHQIRQAFDRATLKLIDNLKNDPEMAAKADNIKHYLKNDEAFNRYLGEMWADLRQWLKADMQSEDSRVKQRIANAGLWFGETLSNDASLRASLNEHLEQAAHRLAPDFAAFLTRHISDTVKSWDAKDMSRQIELNIGKDLQFIRVNGTLVGGTIGLILFLLSQLPAVLGH; translated from the coding sequence ATGGAAAAAATCGCTGAACTCAAACGCGCCAAGCTTCTTGCGCTGTCGCTGCTGCTGGTTGCCGCCGCGGCGTTTATCACCACCCTCTTCCTGCCGCAGACCTTCTGGGTGCGCGGCGTGAAGGCCATTGCCGAGGCGGCGATGGTCGGCGCGCTGGCGGACTGGTTTGCCGTCGTCGCGCTGTTCCGTCGGGTGCCCATTCCGTTTATCTCGCGCCATACGGCGATTATCCCGCGCAATAAGGACCGGATTGGCGACAATCTTGGCCAGTTTGTGCAGGAGAAATTTCTCGATACCCAGTCGCTGGTCGCGTTGATCCGCCGCTATGAACCCGCGCAAATGATTGGCGCCTGGTTCAGCAAGCCCGACAACGCCCAGCGCGTCGGGCTGCATCTGATGCAGGTGATGAGCGGTTTTCTCGAACTGACCGATGACGGGCGCATTCAGCGCCTGCTTAAACGGGCGGTGCATAAGGCCATCGACAAGGTGGATTTCACCGAGACCAGCGCCGTGATGCTGGAGAGCATGACCAAAAACAACCGCCACCAGGTGCTGCTGGACGCCATCATCAACCGCCTGATTACCCTGATTCAGCGGGAAAGCACGCGAGAGTTTATCTCTGACCAGATCGTCCACTGGCTGAAGACCGAACACCCGCGCAAGGCGATGGTGCTGCCCACCGAGTGGCTGGGCGATCAAAGCGCGGAGATGGTGTCAAAGGCGGTGAATACCCTGCTGGACGATATTAGCCACGACCGCACGCACCAGATCCGTCAGGCGTTTGACCGCGCCACGCTGAAGCTTATCGACAATCTGAAAAACGACCCGGAGATGGCGGCCAAAGCCGACAACATCAAGCACTACCTGAAAAACGACGAGGCGTTTAATCGCTATCTGGGGGAGATGTGGGCCGACCTGCGCCAGTGGCTGAAGGCGGATATGCAGAGCGAGGACTCCCGCGTGAAGCAACGCATCGCCAACGCCGGGCTGTGGTTTGGCGAAACGCTGTCTAACGACGCCAGCCTGCGGGCGTCGCTGAACGAGCATCTGGAGCAGGCCGCGCACCGCCTTGCGCCGGATTTCGCGGCGTTTCTGACCCGCCACATCAGCGACACGGTCAAAAGCTGGGACGCTAAAGACATGTCCCGCCAGATTGAGCTTAACATCGGTAAAGATCTGCAGTTCATCCGCGTCAACGGCACGCTGGTGGGCGGGACGATTGGTCTGATCCTGTTTTTACTCTCGCAGTTGCCTGCCGTGCTGGGGCATTAA
- a CDS encoding porin, which produces MKKMNILLLSALAAVSGSALAMGGSIEQGKNFTNLNLEMGKSSSGVYLESNWLKNTDDGTQTGGVGAGYNLEVGPVMLNAGAKAIYIGPKKGDNGVAFPIGGGVNVALTDSIHVYGEGYAAPEGLNNSVKNYVEANGGVSWTPIKPVTLKVGYRHVSVDGKDGRPNHTLIDGAYVGGGVSF; this is translated from the coding sequence ATGAAAAAAATGAATATCCTTCTCCTTTCTGCTCTGGCTGCCGTATCAGGTTCCGCACTGGCAATGGGCGGCAGCATTGAACAGGGTAAAAACTTTACCAACCTCAATCTGGAAATGGGGAAATCCTCATCCGGTGTTTATCTCGAAAGTAACTGGCTGAAAAACACCGACGACGGTACCCAGACTGGCGGCGTGGGCGCAGGTTACAACCTGGAAGTGGGCCCGGTGATGCTGAACGCGGGCGCAAAAGCCATCTACATCGGCCCGAAAAAAGGCGATAACGGCGTTGCTTTCCCGATTGGCGGCGGCGTAAACGTTGCGCTGACCGACAGCATCCACGTGTACGGTGAAGGCTATGCGGCACCAGAAGGCCTGAACAACAGCGTGAAAAATTACGTAGAAGCCAACGGCGGCGTAAGCTGGACCCCAATCAAACCGGTTACGCTGAAAGTGGGCTACCGCCACGTGAGCGTTGACGGCAAAGATGGTCGTCCAAACCACACCCTGATTGACGGCGCATATGTAGGCGGTGGAGTCAGCTTCTGA
- a CDS encoding BrnT family toxin, translating to MPTEFEWDTNKAKSNLIKHGIRFEEAVLVFDDPYHLSLQDRHENGEFRWQTIGLVHGLIVIMVAHTVRFESGDEVIRIISARKANRKERSRYEHG from the coding sequence ATGCCAACGGAGTTTGAATGGGATACCAACAAAGCGAAAAGTAATCTCATTAAGCATGGGATCCGCTTTGAAGAGGCTGTTCTGGTGTTTGACGATCCTTACCATTTATCTCTGCAGGATCGTCATGAAAATGGAGAGTTCCGTTGGCAGACCATTGGTCTTGTACATGGTCTAATTGTCATTATGGTCGCACACACGGTACGTTTTGAAAGTGGTGACGAAGTCATTCGAATCATTAGCGCACGAAAGGCGAACCGTAAAGAGAGGAGCCGTTATGAGCATGGTTAA
- a CDS encoding NAD-dependent succinate-semialdehyde dehydrogenase: MAYQTVNPATNQLIKEYPSHTDADIEAALRAADALYHSEWAKGDINQRLPVLHKLADLIDERVEDLAKIASQEMGKLIEQSRGEVKLCAQIARYYADNAKQFLAPVKYDSELGEAWVEHHPIGVLMAVEPWNFPYYQLMRVLAPNLAAGNPVIAKHASIVPHCAEIFAHLVREAGAPEGAWTNLFISSEQVANIIADDRVQGAALTGSEKAGSVVAAQAAKHIKKSTLELGGNDVFVVLDDADLEKAVKIGVNARLNNAGQVCTAAKRFILHEKIADAFLSKFTEAFKQVKIGDPLDESTTLGPLSSKDALETLTRQVNEAVKNGATLHYGGKPVQRDGSFFEPTILTNISRDNPAYFEEFFGPVAQMYVVKNDDEAVALANDSHYGLGGAVFSQDIERAKKMASRIETGMVYINWLTDTAPELPFGGVKRSGYGRELSDLGIKEFVNQKLVVVRK; the protein is encoded by the coding sequence ATGGCTTATCAGACAGTAAATCCTGCCACTAACCAGCTCATCAAAGAATACCCCTCACATACCGACGCGGATATCGAAGCGGCGCTCAGGGCGGCCGATGCGCTTTATCATTCCGAGTGGGCGAAAGGCGACATCAACCAGCGCCTGCCGGTGCTGCATAAGCTCGCCGACCTGATCGACGAGCGCGTGGAGGATCTGGCGAAAATTGCCAGCCAGGAGATGGGTAAGCTCATCGAACAGAGCCGCGGCGAGGTGAAGCTGTGCGCGCAGATCGCCCGCTACTACGCCGACAACGCGAAGCAGTTCCTGGCCCCGGTGAAGTATGACTCTGAACTCGGGGAAGCGTGGGTGGAGCATCACCCCATCGGCGTGCTGATGGCCGTTGAGCCGTGGAACTTCCCGTATTACCAGTTGATGCGCGTTCTGGCGCCGAACCTGGCTGCGGGGAACCCCGTCATCGCCAAGCATGCCAGCATCGTGCCGCACTGCGCCGAGATCTTTGCGCACCTGGTGCGCGAGGCGGGGGCGCCGGAAGGTGCGTGGACCAACCTGTTTATCTCGTCCGAGCAGGTGGCGAACATCATTGCCGACGATCGCGTACAGGGCGCAGCGCTGACCGGCTCTGAAAAGGCCGGCAGCGTGGTGGCCGCGCAGGCGGCGAAGCACATCAAAAAATCTACGCTGGAGCTGGGCGGTAACGACGTCTTCGTCGTGTTGGATGATGCAGACCTGGAGAAGGCCGTCAAAATTGGCGTGAATGCGCGGCTCAACAACGCCGGGCAGGTCTGTACCGCGGCGAAGCGCTTTATCCTGCATGAAAAGATTGCGGATGCCTTCCTGAGCAAATTCACCGAAGCGTTTAAGCAGGTGAAAATCGGCGATCCGTTGGACGAAAGCACCACGCTGGGGCCGCTGTCGTCTAAAGATGCGCTGGAAACGCTCACCAGACAGGTTAACGAGGCGGTGAAAAACGGTGCCACACTGCATTATGGTGGCAAGCCGGTGCAGCGCGACGGGAGCTTCTTCGAACCGACGATCCTGACGAATATCTCCCGTGACAACCCGGCGTACTTCGAAGAGTTCTTCGGTCCGGTGGCGCAAATGTACGTGGTGAAAAACGACGACGAGGCGGTCGCCCTGGCAAACGACTCCCACTACGGCCTGGGCGGGGCGGTGTTCAGCCAGGATATCGAGCGCGCGAAGAAAATGGCGTCGCGGATCGAGACCGGTATGGTGTATATCAACTGGCTCACCGATACCGCGCCAGAACTGCCGTTCGGCGGCGTTAAGCGCTCCGGCTACGGGCGCGAGCTGTCGGATCTGGGTATCAAAGAGTTTGTGAACCAGAAGCTGGTGGTGGTGCGTAAGTAA